A genomic segment from Gossypium hirsutum isolate 1008001.06 chromosome D04, Gossypium_hirsutum_v2.1, whole genome shotgun sequence encodes:
- the LOC107899565 gene encoding UPF0098 protein CPn_0877/CP_0992/CPj0877/CpB0906 has product MASDQDQFRLVSPAINQEGKLPRKYTDEGQGAKRKLSPPLEWYNVPEGTRSLALVVEDVDAPDPSGPIVPWTCWVAINIPPKLKGLPEGFSGKEEEVGGDYASIKEGNNDHKVPGWRGPKLPSHGHRFLFRLFALDDELNVGNKVTKEKVLEAMEGHVVGEAELMTKF; this is encoded by the exons ATGGCTAGCGACCAAGATCAGTTCAGGCTGGTATCCCCCGCCATAAACCAAGAAGGGAAGTTGCCAAGAAAGTACACGGATGAAGGTCAAGGTGCAAAGAGGAAGTTGTCACCACCATTAGAATGGTACAACGTGCCAGAAGGGACTCGTTCGTTGGCCCTGGTGGTGGAAGACGTAGATGCGCCAGACCCCAGCGGCCCCATCGTGCCATGGACCTGTTGGGTAGCCATTAACATACCGCCAAAGTTGAAGGGTCTCCCAGAGGGATTTTCTGGGAAAGAAGAGGAAGTTGGTGGAGATTATGCTAGCATCAAAGAAGGCAACAACGATCACAAGGTCCCTGGATGGCGAGgtcccaagttaccctctcacGGCCACCGTTTCCTGTTCAGGCTATTTGCTTTGGATGATGAGTTGAATGTTGGCAACAAA GTGACGAAGGAGAAGGTGCTTGAAGCTATGGAAGGACATGTGGTCGGGGAAGCAGAATTGATGACTAAGTTTTAA